The Dreissena polymorpha isolate Duluth1 chromosome 8, UMN_Dpol_1.0, whole genome shotgun sequence genome includes the window ATTTGAGGGGATTCCAATTTAGATCACAtattttatgtgtgtgtttttacgGAAATAAACGGGACCGAATCAATTGTGTGGTTAAAACGCTTTCCACTGTATTATGATTCCGCTATCTCAATTTAATAGCTGAGCAAATCGTCTGGAAAAAGCTGACATGGATACATAACGAGcaattttaagttaaaatttCTTACCCAAAGAGTCGTACGGCATAGGAGATTGTGGATGAATATCATTAGAACTGCCTCTACTGAAGTGAAATGGAACATAATTTTATCATGGAGCTTCAAAACACGTGCAGAAAATGTTGTTATAATTTATCACCTAACCAAAATGACAATATACGACACACTCTCTATATTTCATTCCATTAGTACAATGCAGAACTAACAAGTAGATGACAACATTTTATTCTCACTATTTCGTTTGAGGTGATCTTGTGGCACATTTAATCATATAGTAATAACACCGGAATAATTAAATatagaaaatgtgtttttaactATTAGTAGTTTATTTATTGTGTCCTTAGTCTATGCTTCAGACACAACACGGTCAATACCAAACAAAAATCATGCCATTGGCTTTAAAAAACCGAAACACTTAAAATACGCATGATCAAATACATATTAACTCTATTTCATAACAACAGTGTATACCAATCAGTAACACGTTCACcttttttaataagtttatttcTGATAAGAAATCTCACAGTTAATCAATATCAGGGAGAGGGCGTAACAAAGAGCAATACATTGTACTTACGAAAGTTGCTGAATGTCAAAATACAAATCTGAAAGAGAAAAATTGAAAGTCTTAACGATGTTAATTGTTCAcaactatgctgtaaatgtattTTGTTACGAAATATAATCTGTCACTAACACCTTGTTGACAGAAAAAAAACGAACAAAGAATACTCATTCAACAGTTAAAATAAGAAGCATGCTGGTATTTCTATACaaactaaatatatattaatatttacagcaTCAATAATACGCTAATAATTACCCTCGCAAACAGGCGGAAAATTGGTCATTGTAACTCTTTCGGCGCCATTGGCAAAGTTTGGTTCATTACCAGGGTTGATAACACCATCGGCAATTTTGGTTTGTAATGCGATATCTAAACTCAATGCAAGACAAAGTATAAAGCAGTTTTAAGTCACTTGACCCCaacttatatttatttcaaagttgTTATTTTGGTACAGGCTTAATGACTAAACACTTCAGAGGAAGGACATATATTTCATATTCTTTGTTTTTTGCTTgctaaaacatttattaaatactactacaaatgttaatttatgcaTATACTGACATTCATTTCTTCACAAATTATGTGACAAAGCCTTGCATGTACTTACTAAAACAGCAGAGTCCATTTCTTTTACCGACGTAGACGATAATCAATGCTATGAGACCACCCGAAACAAAAGCCCCAACAATTGCACCGATCCCCTCTGCTTTAGCCAGGCAGCTGCCCAAACTTGAATCTTGACAGATGGGCGTCACTGTAAAGTTAGGCTCTGAGAGAAAAACTTATTGTTATTGGTCCTTGAGCATCATGTTTTGCCACAACTTTAATCAATGCTATTTTATGTATAAACTCGATATTATAATATTAACTTTCAGTAATGCCTGTGAGAGTGTTAAGTACGTGTGTGTCTTGACTATTACATGTGTTGTGTGTCTATCTGATAGGCAATTGGGGCTGTGCCATATATAAGTGATCGCATATCATAATAAGGGTTCTCTTCTGCTGGTACAACTGAAATTTCTCCTTAAGTATGTTTGAAAATCGTCCTTTACTTGCCTTGTATCTCTTGTACTTCTATGACATAGCTGTTGCTTTCAACAGACGAATCGCCACCATCCTCAGTGGCGATACAAGAAAAGCCGTATGCCATATCCCTTTTCTGAACGTTTGAAATAGTAAGTTTGTTGTATGTGTCGATGCTCAACGCAAATCTGTCGAACGGGCttattttatttccatttattTTCCAAGAATATACGATTTTAAGATCATGACCAGACGGTATGGTTGTTGAAAAGCTATTGCAAGACAATGTTACGGTCCCACCTTTCAAGCACTATGCTGGGATGTATTTGTATGGATGGTTTCGTAGGTTCACCTAAAACAGTTATTTAAtggtattaattttaatattttctaaacgatGAATCGAAATTCGTATTTGTCGACATGAATGTAAATTTGCTCTTGTTCGGCTAGTATTTTGTTCTGGTTAAGTATATTAACTCTCGTATGGactttataacatatttatataacgATTGGTAACTTTTCATTTTGTTTGGAACAACAACGATCATACAGACTTATTTAAGAACCGACGTTCCTTTTGTTTGAGTAcgcttatatttttatataaatatgtgttgaGAGAGAATTTAATAGTATATCATAACGATAATTATAAATGATCAGACAAGTTATATTCAGACACGTGTACAAAGTAATAAATTCACgaattttactttaaaagcaagtgtgaatatgttttatcTTCAATAAATGTAAGTGACACTTACTGTACAAATGAACGGAGATGCAATGGAGGACATTTTTATCGGTTATGTATTTATAGGTTCCTTCGTAACCATAAGACACTGGGTACAGTAAAAGGTCCAGAACTCCGGTAGTAAAATTGGTTGTTGGAGCTACTGTACAATCTCTAAACCACGCTGGTGCTTGGAATTTCGAACTCGCATAATTGACTTGGAAGATTAGCCCATTTCTAGGTGTATACACGGATATTGTTCTGTCCTCTAATATGTTGGTTGTATAGTTAAGCACGGTTTGCTGTCCTCTCCGAATAAAGGCTCGCTCTATTGTCGGACATTCACCTTAGGAGAATGTATATTTTTAGTAAATTGTGACATTCAAAAGCTCCGTAGTATATCcttaaatacaatattaaatacaatatgcaTATATATGACAGCAAAATAAAAcgttgtaataaattattattcatATGTGTAATAATTGGCATTGTAAAGCATCGCTTAAGAGCTCTTGTATTGTACTCTTTAATCTACGATTCAAATTCTCTACATAGCATTAAATACACTCATAAAGCTTTCAGAATTATACATACACCTTTCCGTCTTCTTTTTTTGAAAATATGCGTGTTTCGTGTTGAAACATTTTAATATCCAAAAAATGATATTCTCACCTTTATTCGTTGTGGAAAGATAATACTATTAATACGTGTTCATACTTACAGTTTATTTGTAAGGAATATCCATTGCTGGTATCCGACAGATTTGCACCTTGCTCAATCGCTACGCATGTAAACGGGTGAGTTGTGTCATTGCTGTAAACTTTCGAGACCGTTAGCGTGTTTGAAGATATGGAAGCCAGTTCAAATCTACCTCCTGGTGTTATGAGGTTTTCGTTCTGTAGCCATGTATACAACATTTGCAGATTATGTCCGCTAGGAACGGTTGTAGACCAAGAAGAACATGACAAAATCACAGGCAAAGTGTCGCATTCCAAGGATGCCTGGTTTGCGTTGCTTACTTTGATCGTTGGTTTCCTAGGTTTAcctatttattaaatacattgaGAAAAACACAGTGAAGAACAGAGATAGGTCAATACTTCATCTATACAAAATAAATCGGATTAGCATTTTaccaaaaacatgtttttttcccaTATCGCTATGCTAACCGGAAACGTGGTTATTATGATATGTTGCATGTTATTCGTTGATATTCATTAAGATACACGTTGTTAAACAACGGAAACGCTCCCAAATTGACAACAATATATACAACAATTATTTTAACCTAATTGGCGACCTTATAATAAAACCTACATTGGTCGAAAACAgattgatgtttttttatatttttaataaaccaaCCGGACTTGTGAATTTGGATTTAAATTCATTTACATCAGAACGTGCTGTATTTTCTCTAACcaacataaaataatttacaaataataaattcgATATACTTTGACAATAATTCTACTAGTTTATATACGCCATGTCGCCTGAAGGGATGTGCCGCCGACAAATGTACATACATTCTATGCTATTTACCATATAAATACACAGTAACACAGTGAAGAACTATTTGCTCAGTTCGAAATTGGAAGGTGCCCTCATCGCCGTTTGCCAGAGGATAAAGAGTTATTGCTAGAAACCCGGTAGTAAAATTTAATTCAGCTGTAGTGCAATTTTCGCATGGATTCTCAAATGTCAGAGTATTGTTCATGACTTGCAATATGAGTATACTTGCTGGTGAATACACTGTTAAAGGTGTTTTGCTCATCTGAGTGTCATTGTACTGCAGCGTAGGTCGCTCTCCAGTATTGACAATCACGCGATCAGTTGTAGGACATGACCCTAAAACGTAGTCAATATTCAGTAGCATTGATGAAATggtttatttcaattaaaacacAAAGATTGCaaacaacaaacattaaaaacattaaccGTTTCAtttcatgtatataaaataataaaggaGAGCCATTTAAATATATGTACTTGACGTAGGAAACCAAATCACATACTTGCCATGGCGACCAGGGACAAACAAAGTGTAACCCAACCGAATTTCGACATACTTATCCGGCGTGCAAGGTCGTTATACTTCGCTTCGGCGGTTTCAAAGCTACGAAAACAAGACCATGTCACAATAATACACAAAgaactagagctgcaacgattcaccaacagctcgattcgattcgatttcgatttcagacagtcCGATACCGAttgtttcgattcgattcatcattcaaccttgttttatcatatattcactcttctgcctcaaaaaaacaacatttctgttcaaatgtgttgcatGCCTAGATATCTGCggcatttgtgtgtttgttttatataatgatatagtttgattggttcaacagtgtttcaaaaactgttgaaagtgggtTAAATAATCActttttgaagaaatatttagcaagaaactgccaattttctgacaaactatgttaatatttcaataaaacacataaacaagATTAGCAAATTAGGAACTcaattttaatatcaataaacttctgacttgaagattgtgttgactacaaaataatataaaaaaataaatacatgataaTAAGAACATCTGGAGTCAGTGGAGAGATATACATAAGTATCATTATTATACTTAAACCCAGAACCGTTACAAGCAACTGCTACCtcctgctaaatcaacgttatgtttgtgTTTGACTTGTTgtattagattagtggttgagcccgTGAAGCACAATTAACATGTAGCTTTATCCGGAGGGCTAcaatcccgaaacccaaaatactgccacacttttgattttagcttctaaggcgcatctgataatttcaatttgtcggccacaacttctttcagccattttgacgcttttttccgaaagtagaccgtaacgtgcttattgattggatgactaaagtaataagtaaccaatcgcgcgcgtcgtaattacaggtaaagataaaacctataccttactgtatcaaatagtcagagtacagcgcgctttacgtcctatgtctatatgttaaagaatcgaatcgaatttggtagggttggtatcgtaatcgaatcgacgctTTTAAATccgattttcgatgcatcggatcgaatcgttgcagctctacaaaGAACGATCGTTTTTAAACTTCATATTCATCTTTTACTTaagtttttttatatcatatgGCTTAGAAAAAGTAAGCTAATTACCAAATGTTTAATCAACCGTTTTATATGCGGAAACAATTGTTATGGTGTTCATTCTTTTCACGCatcaatattatttcaatatttacatgaaGTGTTTTCTATTCatttaaatcaattattaaacCAACAAAAATAACATGTCAAAAGGGTacttaaaatcaaatttaattgatttcatatacttttgaaaattaataattacataCCTTTAACAATCCATAACACGTACAATTTACTAAACCATTATGTAAATCGTTCAAACAGGTGATACAGCTACTGAATGCCGACTTATTTCCCCTCATAAAACGATATTTTTCTTCCTGAAACTCGATGCGCTTTATTCAAGTATGAGCCACCTGGTAGATGAATGTCTATTTATTGGAGCGTGGAAGTAGTTCAACCTTTAAGCACAAAAATATgcttacaaataaatacaaataacattacGATGCCCGATTaatgtttaaattgtgtttattctgagggtcattaaatgcgttatttGTACTTAACAGAGCGAcggtgtttgttttatatttttaaaacatcgtTTTCAATCGATTTAACTACCTGCAAAGCCATCCTTGTTCGTATTGGTACCTCGACGAATTCTAGCACGAGGATTTCTGTATGTTTGACGATGCCAAAACATCGCGGTGTTTTTTGTCTAATCTTTTTTGGCATGTCATTGTACATATAAGACGGAAGGTCGACCTTGAATTAAAGTAAAGGACAgccttttttatataaaataaagcgTCCGGCAATTATGAGTTTTGATAAACAAAATTGTCTTTAACCAATATATGGGCGCATCCGTGGTCTAGTAATGTAAATTGCTGCCTGATCACAGTGGCAAAATTTTCAATCCTCCTGTTTACTTTTATGTAGTCGAGGTTAAGAGTAAAGTCGAATTTGACAAAGTGAGCACACTTCATATTCAAAATACATCCGCTGTCATTTAATGAGGACAATTTCATGCCGCTCGACCATGGCCAACATACATATTCATTTTACCGATAAAACCCCGCAaagtgttatataattatattaatgcaaCAGATCCTTTTGTTCAAATTACCGTTATGCCGACCTGTTTGAGGATGAAAAGGGCGCTTTAAAAATTGATCGGCCAAACTATGTAGTAGTAAACCTAAGCTTGTAGTTAATAATTCGTTGACTCCTTCAGGGCAAGGCCAAAAAAATATTCGATATGCAATTAGTAACCCCTAGAGGTAAAGGCTAGGATGATAGTCGATACGCCCTTGATTGCACTAGATTTCAAGGTTAGGAGAATAGGCGATATAAACTCGGTGTCTTCTACTTTTCAAGAAGAAGTGGAGGTGGTGGTCGATATACACACGTTGACGCAAACTAGGCAAGGCTAGGAGAAAGGTCGATATGCAATCGGTAGTCAATACTAGATCGATAGTCGTTATGCTTTCAGTTACCGCAAAAAGTCCAGGCTATGAGAATATACGATATGCACTCGGTGACTGCTAGTCTTAAAAGCTAGGAAGATAGTCGAAATAAAATCGCGGACCACTTTTCCACAAGGCTAGGATAATAGTCGATATGAACTGGATGAGTCCTTGTTGTAAAGGCTAGGAGGATATTCGATATGCACTCGTGGACGCAAAGTGGAAAAGGCTAGGGGAATAGTCAATATGCACTTAATGGCTCCTGATGGCCAATGCAAAAAGGATAATCGATATGAACTCGGTGaatagttcatgtttttataaaatatataaacaaatgtcAAATATCATGCGTCACGTGGTAACTCAGATGACGTATTGCGCGTTAGATGTGTGGTCCCGAGGTCAAAGGTGTATATTACACGTTGTTCTAACTATTATAAAATGAGTATTATTATTCTTTTCAACGGGGATTGGCATGTTTCAGGGAGTTGACTTGATTACTGTTGTATTGAAAGCTTATTCCCAGCAAAcactattttatataatttattctaCTAATTGTATAAAACCACTTCAAGTTGCTCTTTACTGTACATAGCAATTGGGTTTTATTTCAAaactaatgtttaaaaaatggaatGGTTTGCAAAAAAAGTATAGAATATAAGTATggcataaaataataacattattttactttaaatcaTAAGCCTAGAGTTCATTTAAGTTAAAACGAATTTATATATCAACGtatgctttgaaataaatattaaaaagtatcaaataattatacaaataaatgtgTGAATACCTGATGCTCTTTCAGTTGGCAAATCACTTAAATTGTTTCAACTTTTTATGCCCGTTTATGAGATTGAAAACGCGGAGGTTACACGAACAGTGTCCATGCATGGACGTAAATTGTTACACCCCATCGCATATCCCTTAACGCATTACTGAAATAGGATGTAAATGCCCAGATTGAGGCGGCCTAAAAATAACCGTTGAATCGGATTACGGTTAAATATTGGCAAACACTAGAAAGGTATATTTAAAGTTAGGTAGTTTATAAGCACATTATGCGACGGTATAGAGATTCAAATACAGGTGTATATGCAAAACTGGATTGTGTTTTTAAACGAAATAATACTTCCGTAATTAATGTTACTTCGGTGTTTGTAAAGAATCACTGACGTGAATGCAATCTTTAGTGAATGCAGAAACACAGTCTCATTAAGCTTCCGGATAACTGTATGCAAAACTAGTTGTGAATCTCTTATTACAACAAAGATCAGAAAACAGGTATGTTTATAAAGATATATGATATGTGACATATTTGCGAAAACTatcgttatttttttatttagaagtGTATTAATTTAGAACGTGTAACTGAACAAATTATACTTGTGATATAAAGATTAGACatggtttgaaaaaaacatgcattttgttatgCTAATAGATATTTGTCGGGTTTAAACGTTTTGTAAAATAATTCAATATGTGTAATCTTTATCTGTATATAGTTTTATCTTTAAGTCTGCACCGTGTATTGAACTGTTTTAGGGATTCGGGGAATGATTGAACTGAGTGTTCTGCTTTCTTTGGCAGTCAGTATGCCAACACTATTCACAGGTAAAAATATGTCAGGTTATGCTCTTGTTAAAGCAGTGATctctttttgcaaataaattctaATTGTAAATTTGATATTTGTAGGTGGCATTCGAGAGTCAAAGCGTTCGATTTTGCAAGCCATTCAAATATgttagactttttttaaattatagccGTTTGGAGGGTGATTATGTGCACCACCTACATTATGTTATctcgtaattttttttaattttgtattatacATTAATTATGTATTAAATTTCAGGATGTACATTATCTAAGTAAGGTTTTGCTTACAATTTCATTGACAGATAAATATCTACTCCAAAACACTTCATATAAGTGTATCTGTGTAATGGTAGAGTATTTTTCTAGTTTGACAAAAATTATAAATCAACCAAAGTTATATTTGCATTTTAAGTCTGAAAATAAACATGGAGAGATCGGTGTTGTTTCCTAAATTGGTCTCATTTTTTGCTACAAAGTCACTTTAATTGACAAATTTGTGCAGTGTCACAAATGTTGTAATAGTCATGTTGCTCAAAGGCCACTAACAAATAAACCAAACTATTGACCCTTGCTTTAAGTTCATGTTTCTCTCATCTTAAATTGGTTCTTACAAAATATAAAGTTCtatgtaaaatacaaataatttacaCTGCACCATATTAacgattatatatttttttttcatacaggCGCCTGTTCGTCCAGTGACAGAATATTTACAAAAAGTGGCGAACAACCCGTTTTACGCTTCACAAACACTCGCGACGGACAGCTGACTGAATTGTATAACAATAAGGATAAAGCTATTTTTCGAATATACAAACCATCATTCTTCCCTACACACTGGATAGAAAATTGCACTGTAGACTCAAGTTCGAATCTGTACGCAGGGGTGTATAATATCAAGCTATTTCCGATGTCGTATAGAATGGTGGGCATGTATACATTTGTGGCAAATGTAACAGATCGTCATtgtgtttttgtatatttgtatggTAAGTTAAATAGTGTTAAATATTCGAGTGTTTTCATTAGTTTTCATTTTTATACTCCAACCGCGTTCGGAACGATACAACCCCATATAGAGGAAATATATTTTAGAAATAGTAAAGTAATGAACTCATCCGCTGTTTTGTCTAATATATGTGTCCAAATGGTGTAAAGTTTGCGCCAGTTGTTAGGTGTGAACAAATAGAGTGGAAGTCGAATCAAAAAGAGGTTGCATAGCATAATCGCCATACCGGCAGAAAACGAAATTAGGACAATAGCACTGCACTTGCATTATTATTTTCCCCATATTGCATGTTTTAGGGGATCCAATGCAaccaacaataaaacaatatccagGCAATTCGTCTGAAGGTGAGACGGTGGTCTTGAGATGTGAAAGCCATTCGTCGACATTTCCCGAGAATCATAATCTGACGATGCTCTATGAATGGAAACGAGATGATGCTAACATTACTGCAGTAAGCAGGTTCTCACTACACAAGAGAGTAGCGTCTGGACACTTGGCAATTTCAGACGCGAAAATAATGgatacaaaacatacattcacATGCATTGCGATCGAAGAGGGAAGTGGAATGAGTACAGAAAGTATTGGATATAGGCTCAAATTACAAGGTGATTCTTTTTTCATTTAGTAACGTGATGATatatttgggccatgctctgtcaAAAAGgaatataatgcatgtgcgtaaagtttctttACAGATTACAAGAACGACAatctccgcctaaacttgattcttgctaagaagagactttcttttaacaaaaaacatcATTCAAACGAAAtgtgtcatgccagattagcctgtgcagactacacaggcttatatgggacgacacttaacgcacatgcattaaacccccttttcatattGCAcggttcattttatttttgtcttttttgtcTTTTAATGCGGTAACTAAGGGCTTTTATTTTTCCATAGAACACTATTTTAAAAACAACGTAAACAACAATAgtcattgaaaaaaaacacggtaAGAGACAATTTAGTTAAAAAAGATCAAGCTCAATTTCCGAGCACATCTCTCACAAATATACATTCAATCTGTAAACATGTGTAAACAACTACACAATAAAGGCATCTCTTTTGATATGAGAAAGGTATCGAATTACATTAacatccaatatatatatatataaataactacCATGGAATCTGTGAACTGTTATTTCTAGGACGTCCTTTTTCGTGGCAGGTGACCAAATGCCCAACATTAAAACATTGGACGAAATTATAATAAAAGCACACACAGGCCCAAACATAAAACAGTCATACAataaacatgtgaaatataaAACGGTCCGGGGTTAATTACTTTCTAATTTTGCTATTGATGTGCAAAACTTATTGTAACTGTTATACACTTTATTTCGAAATATGACATTAACAAAGGTATACATAGAcgtacatattatatatataaacaccCTATTATCTGTATGAAGTAACACATGTTTAATCAGATTATGGTTCTTTAATTAACATTACATATAGGTAGACATGATGGTTGCCTCGATAAACAAAGGCGCTGTACATTCGACCCACCAGTTACGGGGACGGTGATCGGTGCCTTGATCGCTGGGGTTGTCATTGCATCTATAATAGTTATGGTCCCGACAAGCTCATGTATAATCTCGAAAGGTAAGCGTTAGGTGCGTTTTATTGATTCACTGACAAAATAATAATCCCACATATGAATTTAAAGCGGCACACAGGCGTTGGTTTGAATGTGACTCTCCAAGTATAAGTGAACATTTAAATCcgtcaatattgaaaaaatacaagcTCTAATAGTAAAAGTAATTCTATCAGACATTCAAACCTTAAAGCGACTAATGTAGACGGGCCTGATATTATTGTTGACATTACTTGACATTAACTTTAACGATTTAAAGTTAAACGACACATTTATGTGTATTATTTCAGATATAAACTCGCATAATAACACAAGTTCATTCTCATATCCGAACGATGTACACGTTCAACCCGAAGGTGAGTAAACAAGCATTGTTGTTTCTAAAATACTCAATGTTTGCAATATATatcacattttatatggaatattttatattgtcaAGAAACTCTATTTAATTCAAGAAATCATTCATTGTTATCACTATGCTATAacaccggggatgaacaacttttgtcacgtgaccacaaaagtcaacgcagGTTGTTGAATTACATCAGGAATCCCGCTCCGTCaggtaattttcatctttttatagagaatatgttaaaatttctggacaatacaaagcttatgacatgcttcataccttttcgcatattaagacgcattgcacttgtttcgaagctttgcagtttttaagaacacttcgacacaaactttagattttcgatgcaaacgcagtttgattttatatttttttact containing:
- the LOC127841535 gene encoding uncharacterized protein LOC127841535, which gives rise to MQPTIKQYPGNSSEGETVVLRCESHSSTFPENHNLTMLYEWKRDDANITAVSRFSLHKRVASGHLAISDAKIMDTKHTFTCIAIEEGSGMSTESIGYRLKLQGRHDGCLDKQRRCTFDPPVTGTVIGALIAGVVIASIIVMVPTSSCIISKDINSHNNTSSFSYPNDVHVQPEETYEVTRSLTDIISIRT